The genome window GGCTCTGCATACAGAGACCCAAAGCACTGAGCGCTCCAGTAGTTCTTGCAACCATAGTTATATTGGAAGTTTTTGAACCTTTTCCTCTTCAAGCTAGGAAGATTAATGTCGACATCGTCAAGGTGGGTTTATGGGTTCAGGAGACCAGGAGCAGACATTTCAGTCCTGTAATAGGTTCCCGTCTGTGGCTTCCCATCTGTCATTTTATATCCAGGCAAACTTCCTTTTTCTACACTCTGGACTTGTGGAGCTACATCCGAAGGGTAAATTTTAACTTGGTAGTTGGATTTTCTTAATGCGGGGGCGATGGCTCTTCCCATTTGAGCAACAGTTTCTCTGGGAATATTCAGAAACGTGCCTTTCAGTGCTTCTGCAAAGACTTTTGACATGCCTTCCTCTCTTCTATCTATCTGGAAGAAGACGCCACTTGTATTAAATTTCAAAAAATGGGTAGGGAAGAAAAGTATGCAGAATGTGACCCGCAAGGGAGAAGTTGCCATAAATTACCACTTGTCACAATAATTTATTGGCTACAGTATGTGGCTAGAACTCAGGACACCTAGATTCagatccatcatcatcatcatcatccgtCAAGTCAGTCATGACTTATGGTAACCCATAAGTGGCTCAGTAGTTAAACTGgagtattgcagtcaaaactctgtttatgagttgggttcaatcccaagcaGCTgccttgaggttcactcagcttccatccttccgaggtcagtataatgagtatccagctttctctgtgtgtgtctgtatgtgtgtgtggcaatgtgttgcctgcataattaaattgtaaaccgcccagagagtgctttaagcgtgATGGGGCGGCtgataagcagcacgctttgcttttttgtagtTTCTCAACCCGGGCTACCTACCTTGCAAGATTGTTGTATGCCATTTGTGGCTCACTATGGAAGGAGctgtggtggggaaaaaaaacccagagtagGTTTTTTAGTGCTGAGAGCTTCCCAATTGCCTTAGCGAGTGAGATAACAGCAGCGGGAATGCAGGAGCAGCGACCACTTCGAAAATCAGACCAttctggattacagttcccatcctAATAACTcggtgatccataggatcccttccacctctgcagttctaagatgatgatgattaaatggtTCTTCCTTGTCCCCCACTCCCACACCCCAGATGCCTCCTTGGGGTGGATGGAGAAATTCCTTGGTGGCCTTATGCCATGTGAATTTCCAGCCGCCCAGGTTTGCGTGACGTCTCAAAGAGGTTCTTGGCCTGAGTTTCAGCAAGCGGTTCCTTCCGGGCTGGCTGCCTCTTCCGAGTTGCTGAGCGGATCCATCCAAAGGAACATTTCACTCCTCCTGACGGGTGGGATCGGAAACGTGTGCAGCCTCCGATAAAAGAGAGCCTGTTTTAAAAAGCCTCGTTTCTGGAATATGGCCCCTTGGACAGGATTTTTCTTTCATGGAGTCTTTTGTAAATAAATTgggtttgtttggatttttttaaaaattttttgcaCATCAGAGATATGTACCCTGCAGACCTATCGTTTCAATCCTggagtttttttcctctctctgtaGGTTTATTTTCTCTGTACAAAAAGCGGGCAGAGTTCAGCAAGGTCAGCCATTCAGCTGCCTTGGACATTCCCCAGATGTTTCTCCCAAGGGAGAGAAGGACCCTCTTGATTTCCTCCCAGACTCTTAACAGTGTGTAGCAATGTTCTttctaaaagaaagcaaaaatagcAGCTGGAAACACATATGCAGAGAGCCTGATTTGAATGTCTCCTCCCTCCCATGTTCCGTCTTAAAACAGGTATTAAATGCAGACTTCAGAATTACACCGGGATCAAATTTTAGGGGCAGATGATTGCATAATCTAGCCCCTTTCTTGCCAATGGAGCAGGTCTGTCGTTGAAGCAAGGGAGTCTTCTGCCTCCTCTTTGCTTTGTACTATCAATATCACTGCCGTATCTTTAttggcataataaaataaaatagaataaaaaggtAAATGGGAAACCTATAAACAAATGACATCCAGCCAGTCAAAGGATTCAGTAGAAGATCCATAAGCAAATGGAAGGCGAATTATCAAATAAAGGTCCAGTTGACGGGATTGGGGGTGAGGGTGATGTGGCTGTGACACCTGTCAGTCCTTTGACTGCCGGGGTTGattcggctgatctggctggctggggtgtgtgtgtccccttcctccctcgACCCTCCATGTGTGTCCCTCCTGAAGCTGCCTCCTCAATGGAAGAGGATGACCCTCCCAGATAGAAGGAGCCAACCGGCCTTTGGTCAAGGGTCTACGGTAGCTGCGCTGGAaccttttgctttgtttacaaCCAGGCTGATGAAAGGTACTGTTGTAGAAGTCAAAAGCTTGCACACTGGTTTTGTGAGAGGGTGTGATAAAGGTGTTGCCGTAATAAATCGAATTTCTCCTGTTTCCCAGTGTATCATTGCCCTCTGCTGGTTAGATTTTTGTCTTTGGTTTTAGTCTATcccctgctcagttcaggaatccaaatccaagcagatctgacagatggttctcccCGTCTCTTccctctgaggtcatgggttccatcgtcgtactgctctaacagttaagatgtttttcctgatattcagcctcagtctggcttcctgtcacttgagcccatggttgcctgtcctgcactctgggatgatcgcgaagagatcctgccccttctctggatGATtatctttcaagtctttgaaaagtactatcatatctcccctcagtcttcttttctcaaggctaaatgatGCCCACTTTTCCCCGTCTCTCCTcttaggtcttggtttccagtcccctgatcatcatccttgttgacctcttctgaacttgctccagtttgttggcatctttttaaaaatgtggtgtccagaactggatactgTACTCTGaggaggcctagccagtgctgaatagaggggggggggctataacCCATAACCCAGCCAGGACACTAGCCAGTTTAGCACAGTGGCAGTCCGTGATCTACTGTTTCTGTACACTTCCCTGCTTCTTCTGAACCTCATGGGGTTCCATGTGCCAGATTCGGTGCACAATTATCACCCCCTTTGCCTCTTGAACCTCTGGCTCAATTTCACCAGAGAGCGGATGGTCTGCCTTTCCAGATTTAATTAGGGCAGGACAGAGAAGGCTTCTTTCTTGAGACCATGTGTGGATGCACAGCAGCTTTGCAAAGCAGTTCTTTTTAGGTTTCTCTATCTTGATTTGGGTTTTGCAGACACGCGAAGGATATTTCGGTGTTGggacccattcccccccccccccgcgcagctCCCCAGATGTTTGCTTTCCTTGTGTGGAGGAGTAATTTTCAGATGCCGAATTCCCTCATTTCCATAGCAACCCCCTGGAACGGAGCAAGGATTAGGACTTTGAGAAGAAATAACCAGCCCAAGTCCTGGGGGGCTTTAAAATGTGCTCCTGGAAACCCGTGAAGGAGATAAGTAGATTTCCCCATGGAGACGAGAGAGAATTTCTGAAAGGTGTTTAAATCCTGCATATCCTCACAGTAGGACTGggggatggtggtggaggaaatgTAGTTAAATGTTGAGATATTATCACCCGACATTGCAAATCTTCCTTGCAGAGGCTGGGAAGAAACATTTTCTAGTTCATATTTGCAATGGTAAGGCATCCAGGTACCTAAAATATTTCTTGCCTGTCTGAcagctgattttattttattttattgcctgtGGCTGTACCCCAGAGAAGAGCTTGGGAAAAGCTGTTTCTCAATTTCTAGGCTCTGCTGCACAGCCTTCTATACTTTTCTTTAGGTATGATGCTCTATTTATTATGCTATATTCATATCCTCCTTTTCTGTGGCGAGCCCAAGGGAAGTGGATATACATTTCAGGACAGAGTAGAAGTTTGAACTCTTCTTCCCATGTTGTCGTCCAGAGCTTTTAACAATGCCAGTGAAGTTGCGACCAGGTTAGAACCGGCCAGAGAGAGCTTTGTGCTGTGCCTTCTCTTTGTGGGCATCCCACTCATTGATAGGATCCACCCATATCTACCGTGAATCGGTTCCAGATGCTGAAAAAAAGTGGATTATAGCGAATGCTATATTAATGGCAAACCCTGTacttagcatggtctctggctcccactagtggACAGTTCTGATAATGtcctctttagaaatatatatttctaggattttttttctcttccaactGTAGATAAGTAAATCCCATGGATACGAGGGTACTCCTGTAACCCGCTGGACTTGAAACCCATTGAAAGTGTATGATGGGGGATTCTCTCTCTTTGGGggatcaggcagaggaagtgGGGAAGGAGCTCAAGGCTGAAAATGGGCAACCTAAGGAGATCCCAACGTGCTGGCAGCAGATTGGCAAGAAAGAGTGTGATACCAGAAGGGTAGGGCTTCAGAAGCTCCCGTTGGGCTCCTGGCCATGGCAGCCTGACTGTGCCCTGGTGGTTTCCCAAACCAGGTCAAACCCTGTCTGGCTTCCAGAGCCAGACAAGGTTGGTGTGTGTTCCCAGTGCTCGGGTTGGTAATTCCTTTGGAAGGCTCTCGTGgtcgcaacccccccccccccccgagaagccCCTGAAGAAACACGAAAGCAGGTTGGAAGTTCTGTGACTTCCCTCGTCCTGTTTTTGCTGGCAAGCAGCTGACTCGGTCAAAGGCCCGATGCTTCGGTCCCTCATTCTGAGCCCTCCGTTCTCGTTGGTGGACCCTTTCCCTCACATCTGGCAACCTGGCAGCTTAAAGCTTCTCTCTTGATCTCGAAGTGGAGCTGGGTAGACACACAGAATACGACAACCTGTTTTATGCACAGCCTAGCCAGGCATCCTGGACTTCTTTAACCATAGTGTTTGGTCCACTTGCGCCGGGATGCTGATGGACCCAGGCTTTATTTGGGCATCTGTTGTGTTCTGGATAACAGCGGTGGCCTTCGAACGGTTTGGAATGATTTCCAGCCTCCTATCAGCACCGCCAGTCCTCTGGGAGTTTGGGTTTCCCTGCCTTTAAGAATTACTCTAACAAAAATTGCTCCACTCAGACAGGGTCTCTGGTGGGTGGGTCCCTCTCCCGCCTGCCTCAAGCGCCTTCCTCCCTTTGAGCAACTGCATAGTCGTGAAAGCATCGCCGAGGTCCTTTCCCCCCTTGCTATGTTTTGCTTCTGCTGTTTCTCTTCCGTAGATGAATCGCAGGGGAAACGGTTTGGAGTGGAAACACAATTAGTTCCACCAAACGGAGGGGTCTCGGATATGGAGATTGTGGGCCAGGAGATGGTGGACATGCTGTTTTTTGCCTTGgcccttcttcttccctttctgtgCCAAGCTTTGGTCGTGACGGCTGCTGGCATTGACCCAGAcggcttttctcttctctctccctgttCCAGGATACAGATGACGGGGCCCCAGAAATCAAGCAGTCCAGAAGCgaggatgaagaggaagacaAGGCGAAACACAAGTAGGTCCCTTGAGCCTTCTCTCTCAGCCCTTTTGGTCCAGCCTGTTCGCTCTCGGGAGCTCCCGGCCTGTGGCCGTTGGGAGAGGAGGCGCAGGGGTGTGGCACAGATGCCCCTTCCTGTTCGGAAAGGAAAAGGTGGCTTGTTTGTGACAAGGAAACCTGCCTTTCCAATTAACCGTGTATGTGGTAACTGAGCCCCAGGGTTGTCATGTTACACACTCCCAGGGGTGTGTAAATAATGGATGCCTTTGGGGTTGCGTTCCCCGCTTCTGCTGATTAAGGAGAGCTGGCGGAGCATCCTATTCCGAGTCAACCTGCCCCAACAAGCGGCAGAtgggccgtgtgtgtgtgtgtgtcttctgccCTCTTCACAGTGCAAGACAGAATCACCGCAATTCCTTGCAAGGGAGGAAACTCACAGCCCTTGGGTTGCCTAAGGAGTCCCCCCGCAAAGGGAGAAAGCTTGAGACATGCTTGACTGTTTGAAATATCCCAGGATCCACCGATTTGGGATTTGACGTGTTCTCCTAATCTTGCACGAACAGTTCTACATTAGTTCTTCTCATTCttgcaggggtgtttttttttgggggggggcacgtTAACAGTGTGTTTCTCATATCCATGCCCTGAACAGTGTGTCTGAATATTCACCTCTCAAAAGCCAACTTGTCATCCTTCCCCTTTGTTGCCTGGGTTTGATGAGCCCCCAGCCCCTCCGAAAAAGGGAGGTTTTCTAGGTTCTGATGGTGAAGTAGGAAGcttgatcccttccctccctcctctctcccccctccccccaatattGCACACTGCCTAGCTGAAGAACTCTCCTGGGGGACCTCTCGTCAGTAGCAGCCACAGCTGCTAATTACCTGGGACACATCTGTCTGAAAGAGCCGGGTGTCGAGTGGTTAATAAAAGGGGTCGAGGTCTGTTCATTTAAACAGGCTTAAGAAATGTAATTACCCCCAAGTCCTGGGAGGATGTGAGAAGCCGGGTGAAGGCAGCCTAGGCAGCTGCTCTCCCATTAACCTTTAGTTTTGCATCTCAGCGTTGGTGCCGTAGAATCGGACCGAGGCAGTGCTGGCTCGGTTTGGGGGCACTTCCCAGCCCAAAACACTGTCAATTGACTAGGAAAGCAAGATGCGTGTATCCCGCTATAGAATCCCTGCCTCGTTTCTGCTGGTGCAAAACTCTTACTGGGCTGCCGTTCTGGTGCTCAGCAAGACTCTTCTTCTGACCAAGCCTGGACAGGGAGATTTGGAAGCTTTCTCCCAGAAGAGGATGGCAGATAGGACAGAAACAAATCAAATCAGTGTGCCTcggttttcttctttccttccttggttGGCAGGGAACAGTGAAGAGAGAGGTGTTCCGATAATCCCCAGATGATCTGCTCCAGTGGGCCTGCCAGTTAGACAGGCAAACCACACCGTTCCCGAGAGCAGGCATGGGTGCGAAGGGCTTAATAGATGGGCATGGATGCTGGCTGCAGCTCTCCTGGATGTAGCCTCGTTTTTTGCATCTTCCTAAGCattagaatcgtagaataatggaaTCCATGGGATTGGAAGGGATTTAAAAGGCCGCCgagtctgaccccccccccccccgctcaaggcagaaatccaaatcaaagcacatctgagagatggttgtccagttttcctttgaaggcctccagcgttggagcgctccccGCCTCTCCGTTAGGTCACCGGCTCTATTATTGTACCattctaatagttaagaagtttttcatgatattcagcctaaatctggcttcctaagCTTGTTAttgcatgtcctacactctgggatgatcaagaacagatcctgctcctcctctgtaggatGCTCTTtcatctttgaaaagtgctatcatctctcaaggctaaacattctgAGTTCTTTCAGCGTTTcctctgagggcttggtttccagtcccctgatcatcctggttgccttcctctgaacttgctccagtctgtcagcatccttcttaaagtgtagtgtctagaactggacacagtcctcaaGGCAAGGCCTGACCAGTGCTGGAGAGAGGGGAACGAGTACATCATGTGATTTGGAGACtgctgttaatgcatcctaaaatcgccTTTGCCGTTtatgcagctgcatcacactgttggttcttttgatctacaacaattagTCCAGCCTTCTTTTCCAGATGTAATATAAAATGCCCACTGTTGCTGGCAACCGCTGTGTTCTCTGCTACTTCTGTTTTAATTTCAGGCATAGCCAGTCTGTCCTTCCTGAAGTAGCGCCCATGCAGAGATAGACCCTGGATAGCGCCTTGCCTTCTCCTGGCCTCAGGGGATCTTAGTTCTGCCCTGAATCAGGCAAAGGAGCTGCGCTGAATTAGACCCCTGCAAGCCAGGAAACCAGGAATGAGTGGCAATGTGTATGAACTGAAAATGCTCTGCTTTTGCTTCTTGTGCTTTCCAGGGAGCTCCGCCTGCGGAATTATGCTCCGGAAGATGAAGAGCTCAAAGGGCGGGTGGTGCCGGCAGCCAAGCCTGCCTCCGGTGAGTTCCCATCCGGGCTTGAGAAAGAAAGCAGCAGTCTTCTGAAGTGGGCCATAATTCAGTCTGGGCAAGATGGCCGGCAGGTTACTTCGGGGAGACTCGGCTTGCTAGAATCCCTCCCGTCAGCCTCCGAAGTAACTGTTGGAGGAAGGCTGCCCTGATTCCTGTGATGGTGCCTGGTCGCAGGTCCTCCGCCTTTGGCTGTCCGGGAGCCAAGGCCCCCGGAAGCCAAAGCCCGAAGGACCTGTTGGAGCCCAGGCTGAGAACGGCTCTTGTTGGCTTCAGCCGGCTTCCGTGGGGCACCCTGGAGATCCACCTTGCCTTGCCTTGTTTTGTGTTATGTCCTGAGTGGTGGAAGCCAGAAGCCGGCTCCAGGGATGGCACGTGTTTGCTCCTGGACCACAAACAGTGGGCCCAATGCTGCAGAGGCCACAGGGCAGCCGGGCAAAGCCCAAAGGCTCCCCATCTCTGTCTGTCCCCCGAAATTCCCAGGCAGCATCTCCGACCTTTGGTGGTGCTGGCCTCTCCTGCTCCTCCCTCGGTTCCCCTTCTGGACTCACCTTTCCTAATGCTCCGCTCTCTCCTCTCTAGTGGAAGACAAGGTGAAAGACCAGCTGGAGGCCGCCAAGCCCGAACCCATCATTGACGAAGTGGTACGTCTGGCCCTtcccgctctccccccccccccggaagggtCGGCCATGCTTTGCTGCTGCCTCCGGCATAGGATCTTCATGCTTTTTTGTGTTCTTGGTTTCTTCCTTTTCTAGGACTTGGCAAATCTGGCACCCAGAAAACCTGACTGGTGAGTGTGGAGGTTTTGGAAAAGACATTTGGCTTCTTTGGGGGGCAGAAAAGGGAAGGCTGAGCATTAATGAGGTTTTGTCTGGAGAGATGCACGAtggttcttttttttgggggggggttaaaatgcCCTTCTGCTAAAGGCCATTCCATGAACTTTTCTGCTCCGCTGTACCTGGTCCTTCTCTGCCCCTCTGAGGAGGTGTTCTGTTCCCGTTACCGCCGCTTGAGCCTTGTCTGGGAAGGGTTGCGGGTTCTCTTTAGCAGCTAAGCCGGGTGCTATCCTGCATCTGGATTGCGGCTTGTGGCCTTAATCCTCAGCCAGTGTTCCCTACGCCCCTCTGGCCCAGTGGGCCTGGACTTCTTTTGTCTCAGTTTCCCCCTCTCGCtcccacagggacttaaagcgaGACGTCGCCAAGAAACTGGAGAAGCTTGAGAAGCGGACGCAGAGGGCAATTGCAGAACTGATCAGTGAGTGATGgacggctggctggccggctggTGGGCAGTCTGCCTGGTGGAGAGCTGAAGAGCCGGGTGGGCCGGTGGGCCAGGAGTACTCTCCTGGAAACGCTGCGCACCCCGCAGGTCTTCCCATATGGAGTTTGGGCTTTCATCCAACCCATAATCCTTCTCAAGGTGTCCTGCCGTCTCCACCTCCGCAACCTGCTTATTCACCCAGTGTCCTCTTCCCGCTGGGAGAGGAACTCGATGCCATGGAAGATGGCTCCTTCCTTAAGCTGTCTTCAGTTTGAGTTGTGCTCCTCGGGAGTCTTTGCTACTTGAGAGGCTTCTGTTCCTACGAATGGAGCAGTGTTTGACTCCAGATCCCATCCTCCTGAGCAAACAGGGCTCGGGTGGGGATGTGACACATTGGGCTGGGGTTGGGAAgcccatttatttattatatttatctcTCCCGCCCATCTAGGCCAAAGCCTGGGGTTTGCTTTCTTCCCTGCAGCTTGACCACAAAGTACACAAGGGGGACTTGAAGCCAGACACCCTCAGCCACAACGCAGGGTCCCTTGTGAGGCTGTAACGGAGAGGGCTGTCCTGCTACTCCTCAGAGTAGAGGCAGTGTAAAGATGGAGTAAATAGACAGAGGCCTTCCATGTCTTTCAGGCAGCACCCCGCCTTCCAGAAAGACTGGTGCTCTGCCGTGTCTTTCTGCTCTGTGTTTGGGAGGCAGGAGCAGGGAGCCTTGGCTGGATGGGTAGACGCCCACTGAAGGGCTGCCAGGGCACCTTGGTCGTGGAGCCTTCCTTGCCAGCTGGTGTGCCTAAGCCGGATAAATACATCGAACCTCTCTGGTCATGGAGGTTTGGAGGGAGAGAAGGTTGGCTCATAGTTAGCCAGGTCTGGAACGGTCCAGGCTCTGCCCGTTGCTGAAGTGGGGCCACGGGGAGGACTCTGATGTTGTGTGTCTCTGTCCCCCTCATAGGAGAGAGGCTGAGAGGCCAGGAGGAGAACTTGGCGTCGGTGGTCGAGTCggcaaagcaggaaggaagtgATTCAGACTGAGGCAATCTCTCCGGCTGCCTCAGGAAACTCTTTTCTCTTGGTTCAACTCCGCAAGGTGGGTTTTGCCCCAAAGGACCCGTGAAGAAGAAACGTCTGAACGGAGGACTACGGtagaactcggggggggggggaggcaaatggGATTTGTCTCCAGGCCAGAAAAAGAGGTGGCCAGGCTTGGAGGGTGCAAAGGGGCTCCGTATCTTTTCCAGGCAGGGATTATAGGGGAAGAGGATGCTTTTTGACCTGCAAGATAAGGGATGGGGAGACTTCCGACGTTGGACCGCCATTTCTCGTGGAGGAAGAGACATGAGAAAGACGGCCACGGGCACGGCTCAGACCACTGGCGAAACTCTGTCCAGGCAGAAAGCTTTGGCACACCAGGAAGGAAGGTCAAAGCAATGTATGAGGAAAACCCAGGGAATCCGTGGAAGAGAATAATGGGGCTCCACTCACTCCCTTTTtggctctctcttccctcccacctTGAAAGACCTGCCACCCTGTGCCTTTTGAGCATATAGTTGTCCTCGGATCAAATTGTGCTACCTTGTATGGAGTGgcttttataataaaatattgcagAAATAATCTCCAGAGCCTAGTATGTCCTTTGAATATTACAAAGATGAGAGATCATTGGCCTCTTGCACAAGGTCCTGCCTTGCGTGGAAGCTTTCACAGCTGAAGAATAGCTTGGTGGGCCTCCACCACTTCTGGATGTTCTCCATCCCAAGGAGAGATGAACTTTTTCTCATGGGTCCTGACCATTATATTCATCTTCAGTAGGGCCCCTGTACCtgtggggaattggttccaagccctctgCCCTCAGATGCTGAAAACAGAATAATAGTTTTCCCcccacatgtattaccagaactggcaactagagggaggcagaggccaTGCTAAGTATGATTCAAAAACAATAATCGTGtagtctcttgctccctctagtgggcaATTCCTGTAAACGCATTGTAAACACATATTTCTAGGGGTTTTTTcctcaaaaaatatttttaacattttcgcAGATatgtgaaactgtggatactgatcctgtggatatgggggtcctactgtacagtatttgcacaaATACTTCATAAAACTGA of Pogona vitticeps strain Pit_001003342236 chromosome 6, PviZW2.1, whole genome shotgun sequence contains these proteins:
- the CCDC12 gene encoding coiled-coil domain-containing protein 12; its protein translation is MAAAPGRLQEEALRRKERLKALRARTGAKQDTDDGAPEIKQSRSEDEEEDKAKHKELRLRNYAPEDEELKGRVVPAAKPASVEDKVKDQLEAAKPEPIIDEVDLANLAPRKPDWDLKRDVAKKLEKLEKRTQRAIAELIRERLRGQEENLASVVESAKQEGSDSD